A single region of the Vicia villosa cultivar HV-30 ecotype Madison, WI linkage group LG4, Vvil1.0, whole genome shotgun sequence genome encodes:
- the LOC131596258 gene encoding cytochrome b-c1 complex subunit 7-2, mitochondrial-like — MASLLQAIVDPKKNWFAAQHMKAVSKRLRKYGLRYDDLYDPYYDVDIKEALNRLPKEVVDARHARLKRAIDLSMKHEYLPENLQAMQTPFRSYLQEMLTFVKRERTERESLGGLPLYQRTLP, encoded by the exons ATGGCGTCGTTGCTACAAGCGATTGTAGATCCAAAGAAAAACTGGTTCGCCGCTCAGCACATGAAAGCCGTTTCCAAACGCCTTCGCAAATACG GTCTCCGATATGACGATCTGTACGATCCATATTATGATGTTGATATCAAGGAGGCTTTGAATCGGCTTCCAAAGGAGGTTGTAGATGCTCGCCATGCGCGTCTCAAGCGTGCTATTGACCTTTCCATGAAGCATGAGTATCTCCCTGAGAATCTTCAG GCAATGCAAACACCATTCAGGAGCTACCTTCAGGAGATGCTGACCTTT GTGAAGAGGGAACGAACAGAGCGGGAGTCATTGGGAGGTTTGCCCCTATATCAACGAACCCTTCCATAA
- the LOC131600466 gene encoding uncharacterized protein LOC131600466, with product MKSRKIDSFFKRKERDEEDFTPIPEPQRVLENPRIEENVNRVCSDDIESSLERDPGKRPSMWEYNVNQMDEIRRAYLMWGPYQMNLEQYPLSGKEDHQRRFQHAWFSFFPSWLEYSPSEDAAYCLPCYLFSKRPSGRPSSDVFISTGFRGWKKVRNGKNCAFLKHIGKDPCSPHNNAMKACQDLLNQDGHIRNIVQAQSSIDIMKNRLRLKTSIDTVRWLTFQACAFRGHDESTTSLNQGNFLELIKLLVCYNDEVAKVVLENAPSNSKYTSHLIQKEILHILSSRVKKYIREEIGDSKFCIIVDEARDESKKEQMSLVLRFVDKDGFIQERFFGLARVNDTTSLTLKQKVCDILSLHNLDVSNIRGQGYDGASNMRGEWNGLQALFMKDCPYAYYVHCFAHRLQLALVTASREVKPIHQFFEKLTLVVNVVCSSTKRHDELQASQLDEIEHLLEIGEIVTGKGENQIGTLKRAGDTRWGSHFSSISSLINMYEATCSVSRKFAKEGLSYASRGDADSAYNYLKSFDFIFILHLMKEIMGITNVLCQALQQQSQDVVNAMHLVCSTKTLIQELREIGWNELFATVKSFCEKHNIEIPDLNDVHSTTRFGRSRLEENQVTIEHYFRVEIFFTTIDKQLQELNNRFSEQAIDLLTLSCALAPTDNYKAFNLDTICTLVEKYYPMDFNEQEKINLKFQLRHFIIDARQASSLNNLSTIQELCSSLVATEKKEIYYLIDRLLRLIMTLPVSTATTERSFSAMKIIKTRLRNKMEADFLGDSMTVNIEREIAASIDSETIIDDFKLLKTRRALL from the coding sequence ATGAAGAGTAGAAAAATTGATTCTTTTTTCAAGAGGAAAGAAAGAGACGAAGAGGATTTCACACCTATCCCCGAACCTCAAAGAGTTCTTGAGAATCCAAGAATTGAAGAAAACGTTAATAGAGTTTGTTCGGATGACATTGAGAGTTCTTTAGAACGCGATCCTGGAAAACGTCCTTCAATGTGGGAATATAATGTAAATCAAATGGATGAAATACGAAGAGCTTATTTAATGTGGGGTCCATATCAAATGAATTTAGAGCAATATCCATTATCtggtaaagaagatcatcaaagaCGCTTTCAACACGCTTGGTTTAGCTTTTTTCCTTCATGGTTAGAATATTCACCTTCAGAAGATGCTGCTTATTGCTTACCATGTTATCTTTTTAGCAAAAGACCAAGTGGGCGTCCTAGTTCTGATGTCTTCATTTCTACAGGTTTTAGAGGTTGGAAGAAAGTTAGAAATGGAAAGAATTGTGCATTTCTTAAACACATAGGGAAAGATCCTTGTTCACCACATAACAATGCTATGAAAGCTTGTCAAGACTTGTTGAATCAAGATGGTCACATTAGGAATATTGTTCAAGCTCAAAGTTCAATTGATATAATGAAGAATCGCCTACGTCTCAAGACTTCAATTGACACTGTTCGTTGGTTAACTTTTCAAGCGTGTGCTTTTAGAGGTCATGATGAAAGTACAACATCATTAAATCAAGGTAATTTTCTTGAATTGATAAAACTCTTAGTATGTTATAATGATGAAGTTGCAAAAGTTGTGTTGGAAAATGCTCCATCTAATAGCAAGTATACTTCACATCTAATTCAAAAAGAGATCTTGCACATTCTTTCAAGTAGGGTGAAAAAGTATATCCGTGAAGAAATTGGTGATTCCAAATTTTGTATAATTGTAGATGAAGCGCGTGATGAATCTAAAAAAGAGCAAATGTCTCTTGTTTTGAGATTTGTTGATAAAGATGGTTTTATACAAGAGAGATTTTTTGGCCTTGCACGTGTTAATGACACTACATCTTTAACTCTTAAGCAAAAAGTTTGTGATATACTTTCTCTGCATAATCTTGATGTCTCTAACATTCGTGGTCAAGGGTATGATGGTGCTAGCAATATGAGAGGAGAGTGGAACGGTTTACAAGCACTCTTTATGAAGGATTGTCCTTATGCATATTATGTTCATTGTTTTGCTCATCGGTTGCAACTTGCTTTGGTTACTGCATCAAGAGAAGTTAAACCAATTCATCAATTCTTTGAGAAGTTGACTTTAGTTGTCAATGTTGTTTGTTCTTCTACAAAGCGCCATGATGAGTTACAAGCTTCCCAATTAGATGAAATTGAACATTTATTAGAGATTGGTGAGATTGTAACGGGTAAAGGTGAAAATCAAATTGGTACTTTGAAGCGAGCAGGGGATACTCGTTGGGGATCACATTTCTCTTCTATTTCTAGCTTGATAAATATGTATGAAGCAACTTGTTCTGTTTCAAGAAAATTTGCAAAGGAAGGATTAAGTTATGCTTCACGTGGAGATGCAGATAGTGCTTATaattatttgaagtcatttgatttcATATTCATATTGCATTTGATGAAAGAAATTATGGGGATCACAAATGTTCTTTGTCAAGCTTTACAACAACAATCTCAGGATGTAGTTAATGCTATGCATTTGGTTTGTTCAACAAAAACTCTTATTCAAGAATTAAGAGAAATTGGTTGGAATGAGTTGTTTGCTACTGTGAAGTCTTTTTGTGAAAAACATAATATTGAGATTCCTGATCTTAATGATGTCCATTCAACAACAAGATTTGGTCGTTCTCGTCTTGAAGAAAATCAGGTAACCATTGAGCATTATTTTAGAGTTGAAATATTTTTCACTACCATTGACAAACAATTGCAAGAGTTGAATAACAGATTTAGTGAGCAAGCGATTGATTTGTTAACTTTAAGTTGCGCTTTGGCTCCAACGGATAATTACAAGGCTTTTAATCTTGATACCATTTGCACTCTAGTTGAAAAATATTATCCTATGGACTTCAATGAGCAAGAGAAgattaatttgaaatttcaacTTCGGCATTTTATTATTGACGCTCGTCAAGCATCAAGTTTGAATAATTTGTCAACTATTCAAGAATTATGTTCATCTTTGGTTGCAACTGAAAAGAAGGAAATTTATTATTTGATTGATAGACTGCTTCGCCTTATCATGACCCTCCCTGTATCTACAGCAACTACAGAAAGATCTTTTTCAGCAATGAAAATTATCAAGACAAGGTTGAGAAACAAAATGGAAGCTGATTTTCTAGGAGATAGCATGACGGTTAACATTGAAAGAGAAATTGCTGCAAGTATTGATTCTGAGACTATTATTGATGATTTCAAGCTACTCAAAACTCGTAGAGCATTACTTTAA